One Aegilops tauschii subsp. strangulata cultivar AL8/78 chromosome 7, Aet v6.0, whole genome shotgun sequence genomic window carries:
- the LOC141028013 gene encoding protein STRICTOSIDINE SYNTHASE-LIKE 10-like: protein MGCSMSRLLKATVALVILVLLFMPGAMAAAAASFDASRAQQLPLPPGEVHGPESVAFDAQGRGPYSGVSDGRILRWNGPKLGWTTYAYGPGYDSETCTTSRFGTEADIESRCGRPLGLRFNQKTGDLYVADAYKGLMRVPPGGREATVLVDQIDGMPLRFTNGVDVDQVTGQVYFTHSSMNYDRSEHEMVTKTGDSTGRLMMYDPRTSDATVLQPRMTYPNGVALSADRTHLVVASTGPCKLLRHWIKGVDAGKSEPFADLPGYPDNVRPDRKGGYWVALHRERNELPFGRDSHLLAVRVAADGKIVEEMRGPKKVRPTEIMERDDGKLYLGSVELPYVGVVKRK, encoded by the coding sequence ATGGGGTGCAGCATGAGCCGCCTCCTCAAGGCCACCGTGGCACTGGTCATACTCGTCCTTCTCTTCATGCCCGGGGCcatggcagccgccgccgcaagcttcgaCGCCTCCCGGGCACAGCAGCTGCCCCTGCCGCCCGGAGAAGTGCACGGGCCAGAGAGCGTCGCCTTCGACGCTCAGGGCCGAGGCCCCTACAGCGGCGTCTCCGACGGCCGCATCCTGAGGTGGAACGGGCCCAAGCTCGGCTGGACAACATACGCCTACGGACCAGGCTACGACAGCGAAACGTGCACGACATCCAGGTTTGGCACGGAGGCGGACATAGAGAGCCGCTGCGGCCGCCCGCTTGGTCTGCGCTTCAACCAGAAAACGGGTGACCTCTACGTGGCCGATGCGTACAAAGGGCTTATGCGTGTGCCGCCCGGCGGCAGGGAAGCCACCGTGTTGGTCGACCAGATTGATGGCATGCCGCTGCGCTTCACCAACGGGGTTGACGTCGATCAAGTCACCGGTCAAGTCTACTTCACCCACAGTTCAATGAACTACGACAGGTCAGAACACGAGATGGTCACCAAGACGGGGGACTCCACGGGCCGCCTCATGATGTATGATCCACGAACATCGGACGCCACCGTGCTCCAACCAAGGATGACATACCCGAACGGCGTCGCGCTCAGCGCCGACCGCACGCACCTCGTGGTCGCATCTACTGGCCCGTGCAAGCTGCTGAGGCACTGGATCAAAGGGGTTGACGCGGGCAAGTCCGAGCCTTTTGCCGACCTGCCGGGCTACCCAGATAACGTCAGGCCCGATAGGAAAGGAGGCTACTGGGTGGCGTTGCACCGTGAGAGAAATGAGTTGCCCTTTGGTCGTGATAGCCATCTTCTTGCTGTGAGGGTCGCTGCTGACGGGAAGATAGTCGAGGAGATGAGAGGGCCAAAAAAAGTCAGGCCAACCGAGATCATGGAAAGAGATGACGGCAAGCTATACTTGGGCTCGGTGGAGCTTCCTTATGTCGGCGTAGTAAAAAGGAAGTAG